A portion of the Manihot esculenta cultivar AM560-2 chromosome 2, M.esculenta_v8, whole genome shotgun sequence genome contains these proteins:
- the LOC110609727 gene encoding uncharacterized protein LOC110609727 codes for MEANIYDLNHLDAEVLLPPRKRLLAGFKKQNSDGDAALAPPTVASSSSSASPSSPPPTPSPSPPCPSPPSPTPSSPSSSEFQSRLNNLLTSHFNNNHNLSPEEIVEASKSAADAAVKAAEAARAAAQEKAIIAAKAVTAAKSALALVASYPEEAANKERYLQRNKLKKHVQVQLLYKKHQPIENHRDDEELARKLHRVMNSSPRISKNPSNSVLKGHKNKKPKSSPASERTRISNGSVAFGGKLPSICNGRAVAGEMDSEGSVGEVCTSTADEKTSKYEKATQLEIDNGEAESSHSKEKMQGDASSPGKKRGRQKLKKLPLSICSSRDRAKPKDGIFPRNSPLTGDNMGNPTTRNKPLFSVEPSGDNPMSIDVAPMRKCQEFKAQACIKQNKVIQS; via the coding sequence ATGGAAGCTAATATATACGACCTCAATCACTTGGATGCCGAAGTCCTTTTGCCTCCTCGGAAGCGCCTTCTTGCCGGATTCAAGAAACAGAATTCTGATGGTGATGCTGCTTTGGCCCCTCCTACAGTTGCTTCATCCTCATCCTCAGCATCGCCTTCCTCTCCTCCGCCTACACCATCTCCATCTCCTCCGTGCCCATCTCCTCCTTCACCAACTCCTTCTTCGCCATCTTCAAGTGAATTTCAATCCCGCCTCAATAATCTTTTGACTTCTCATTTTAATAACAACCATAATCTTTCACCTGAGGAGATCGTAGAGGCCTCAAAATCAGCAGCTGATGCTGCTGTTAAGGCTGCAGAAGCTGCAAGAGCTGCAGCTCAGGAGAAGGCCATTATTGCAGCAAAAGCTGTGACGGCTGCTAAAAGTGCATTAGCCTTAGTTGCATCTTATCCTGAAGAGGCAGCTAACAAGGAGAGGTACTTGCAGAGGAATAAGCTCAAGAAGCATGTCCAGGTTCAACTTTTGTACAAAAAGCACCAACCTATTGAGAATCATAGGGATGATGAAGAGTTAGCCCGTAAGCTGCATAGGGTTATGAACAGCTCCCCTAGAATTTCGAAGAACCCTTCCAATTCTGTTCTGAAGGGTCATAAAAATAAGAAGCCTAAAAGCTCACCTGCTTCTGAGAGAACTAGGATTTCAAATGGAAGTGTAGCATTTGGAGGAAAGCTACCTTCTATCTGCAATGGACGTGCTGTAGCAGGTGAAATGGATTCTGAAGGTTCCGTTGGCGAGGTATGCACAAGTACAGCAGATGAGAAGACATCCAAATATGAAAAAGCTACTCAACTAGAGATCGATAATGGGGAAGCAGAATCAAGTCACTCAAAGGAGAAGATGCAGGGAGATGCAAGTTCGCCCGGTAAAAAGAGGGGAAGACAGAAACTAAAAAAGTTGCCATTAAGCATCTGTAGTTCAAGGGATCGAGCAAAACCCAAGGATGGTATTTTTCCGAGAAACTCCCCACTTACTGGCGATAACATGGGCAATCCTACTACTCGGAATAAGCCTTTGTTTTCCGTGGAGCCTTCAGGTGATAATCCGATGTCAATTGATGTTGCACCAATGCGGAAATGCCAGGAGTTCAAAGCACAAGCATGTATTAAACAGAATAAAGTGATTCAATCATAA